The nucleotide sequence GGTGATCGATCTCAGCAACAAGATCTGTCTGGTGACCGGCGCCTCGCGGGGCATTGGGCGCGCCAGCGCGCTGCACCTGGCCCGCGCCGGCGCCGACGTGGCCGTGAACTACCTGACCTCGCAGAGCGCCGCCCGCGAAGTGGCCGAAGAGATCCGGCAGATGGGGCGTCAGGCCGCCGTGGTGAAGGCCGACGTGAGCGAGCCCGACGACGTGCAGGCGATGATCGCGTTCTTGGGCGAGCGCTTCGGCCGTCTGGACGTGCTGGTGAGCAACGTGGCCACCGGCGGCTTCCGGTCGCTGGTGGACACCACGCCGCAGCACCTCCAGGCGGCGATGGCCACCAACGTCACGCCGCTGCTCACGCTCACGCAGGCGGCGCTGCCGCTGTTGCACAAGGCCCAGGGGCGCGCCAAGGTGGTGGCCATGTCCAGCCACGGTTCGCACCGGGCGCTGCCGGCGTACGCCACCATCGGCACGTCCAAGGCGGCGCTCGAGAGTCTGGTGCGGCACCTGGCGCTCGAACTCGGCGACCGCATCAACTTCAATGTGGTGCTGGCCGGGCTGGTGGACACCGACTCCACCCGCGTTGCCCCGCGCGAGGCGTTCGAAAAGGCCAACGCCGCCATGATGGTGGGCGGCCGCGAACTCACCGCGAACGACGTGGCCGACGCCGTGGTGTTTCTGTGCAGCGCGGCCAGCGACCTCATTCAGGGGCAGACGCTCATCGTAGACGGCGGCGCGAGCCTGCGAGCGTGACGTGATCGCCCCCGGCCCCGGCCCGAACGTCCTGATGCTCTACCCGCGCTTCAACTCGGGGTCGTTCTGGGACAACCGGGCCGCGAGCGAGGCGGGGGGCGCGCGGATGCTCTCGCCGCCGCTGGGGTTGATCACGGTGGCCGCCATGCTGCCCGCACACTGGCCGGTGCGGTTCCTCGACCTCAATTGCACGCCCGTGGCCGACGCCGACTTCGCGTGGGCCGACCTGGTGATGACCGGGGGGATGCTGCCGCAGCAGGCCCACACGCTCGAAGTCATCCGCATGTGCCATGCGCGCGGCAAGCCCGTGGTGGTGGGCGGCCCCGACATCAGTTCGAGCCCGCAGCTGTACGACGAGGCGGACTTCAAGGTGATCGGCGAGGCGGAGCTGGTGATCGCCGACTTCATCGCGGCGTGGGAGCGTGGGGATCGCCGAGGCAGCTTCGTTGCCGAGAAGTTCACGGCCGACGTGACGCGCACGCCCGTGCCCCGGTTCGAGCTGCTCACGTTCAAGGACTACCTGCGCATCGGCGTCCAGTTCTCGCGGGGGTGTCCGTTCAACTGCGAGTTCTGCGACATCATCGAGCTGTACGGCCGGGTGCCGCGGGTGAAGACGCCCGATCAGATGCTGGTGGAACTGGACGCGCTG is from Gemmatimonadaceae bacterium and encodes:
- a CDS encoding SDR family oxidoreductase, which gives rise to MIDLSNKICLVTGASRGIGRASALHLARAGADVAVNYLTSQSAAREVAEEIRQMGRQAAVVKADVSEPDDVQAMIAFLGERFGRLDVLVSNVATGGFRSLVDTTPQHLQAAMATNVTPLLTLTQAALPLLHKAQGRAKVVAMSSHGSHRALPAYATIGTSKAALESLVRHLALELGDRINFNVVLAGLVDTDSTRVAPREAFEKANAAMMVGGRELTANDVADAVVFLCSAASDLIQGQTLIVDGGASLRA